A single genomic interval of Chitinophaga sp. 180180018-3 harbors:
- a CDS encoding DUF4998 domain-containing protein has product MRITSLILYALLLVAVISSCRRQDDYKKYIKNGEVLYTGKADSLQVHSGRNRVQLTWLLIADPKVSRSMIYWNNHRDSAAINIKRTSGVDTIRFFVNNLEERAYTFEVYNFDKDGNISVKSEANGFVYGSFYEDALLSRAFSKAEMKNGNAEISWVNIDTTGGMIGMELQYTSSDNVLHDTIVPAHPKDQVTVLANYLSMSTFSYRSLYMPDPAAVDTFYTKFETKNVKEDITAKYILNPGAPFDLDSQQPFGGRFGQVKSWNYNSEAQRNGTYDNIGGQGRLTLWIWDNGTITNGKIYQTFTLPAGEYRFEADISNIDNTLENTYLVVAAGNNLPDVDQVGTALGSARLRDNNTKYVSAGFSLTAPTTVTVGLLGTYTSPAEQTVRVNKVVLIRDK; this is encoded by the coding sequence ATGCGCATTACCAGCCTGATACTATACGCTCTCCTGCTCGTTGCTGTGATCAGCAGTTGCCGCCGGCAGGACGATTATAAAAAATACATAAAAAACGGCGAGGTGCTCTACACCGGCAAGGCCGATTCCCTGCAGGTGCATTCCGGCCGCAACCGGGTACAACTCACCTGGCTGCTGATTGCCGATCCTAAAGTGAGCCGCTCCATGATTTATTGGAATAACCACCGGGATTCCGCTGCCATCAATATCAAACGGACCTCCGGTGTAGACACGATCCGTTTCTTCGTCAACAACCTGGAGGAACGCGCTTATACTTTTGAGGTATATAATTTTGATAAAGATGGTAACATATCCGTTAAATCAGAAGCCAATGGATTTGTGTATGGTAGTTTTTATGAAGATGCCCTGCTGTCGAGAGCTTTCAGTAAAGCAGAAATGAAAAACGGGAATGCTGAAATCTCCTGGGTAAATATCGATACTACGGGCGGAATGATTGGTATGGAATTGCAGTATACCTCCTCCGACAATGTATTGCACGACACCATCGTTCCTGCTCATCCGAAAGACCAGGTAACGGTACTGGCCAATTACCTTTCGATGAGCACCTTCAGCTACCGCTCCCTGTATATGCCCGATCCTGCTGCTGTGGACACTTTTTACACCAAATTTGAAACAAAGAATGTAAAGGAAGATATTACGGCGAAGTATATACTAAATCCCGGTGCGCCTTTCGACCTGGACAGCCAGCAACCGTTTGGTGGCAGGTTTGGCCAGGTAAAAAGCTGGAATTATAACAGTGAAGCACAACGCAACGGCACCTACGACAACATCGGCGGCCAGGGCCGGCTTACCCTGTGGATCTGGGATAATGGCACCATCACCAATGGTAAGATCTATCAGACCTTTACGCTCCCTGCCGGCGAGTATCGCTTCGAAGCCGACATTTCCAACATCGACAATACGCTGGAGAATACCTACCTCGTTGTGGCAGCCGGCAACAATCTGCCCGATGTAGACCAGGTAGGCACGGCCCTCGGATCAGCACGGCTTCGCGACAATAATACCAAATACGTATCGGCAGGTTTCAGTCTTACTGCGCCCACTACGGTTACCGTAGGCTTGTTAGGAACGTATACCTCGCCTGCCGAGCAAACCGTAAGGGTGAATAAGGTGGTATTGATCAGAGATAAGTAG
- a CDS encoding CDGSH iron-sulfur domain-containing protein, with amino-acid sequence MKPDIKVKVTPDGPYEVSGEVPVRMETIGTNADKESVEWISGKTFTPEGNPFYLCRCGHSRHKPFCDNTHRQIRFDGTETAGHAEYVSEADLLEGPTMLLTDVQHLCAFARFCDPNGQVWSTVNDTDDPAAREQFVKQVGQCPSGRLVAWNKATQTPVEPHMKPAIGIIEDPAKKVSGPIWLQGGIEVTDANGVTYEIRNRVTLCRCGASANKPFCDGSHAAIKFRDEIE; translated from the coding sequence ATGAAGCCCGACATCAAAGTTAAAGTAACACCTGATGGCCCTTATGAAGTAAGTGGCGAAGTGCCGGTACGGATGGAAACAATCGGCACCAACGCAGATAAGGAGTCGGTGGAATGGATAAGCGGCAAAACCTTCACGCCGGAGGGAAATCCCTTTTACCTCTGCAGGTGCGGGCATTCCCGGCACAAGCCATTCTGCGACAACACTCACCGGCAGATCCGGTTCGACGGTACTGAAACGGCCGGACATGCGGAATATGTATCGGAGGCCGATCTTCTGGAGGGTCCCACCATGTTACTGACGGATGTACAGCACCTTTGTGCGTTTGCCCGGTTCTGCGACCCTAACGGGCAGGTATGGAGTACGGTAAACGACACCGACGATCCGGCTGCAAGGGAACAATTTGTTAAACAGGTAGGGCAATGCCCCTCGGGCCGGTTGGTGGCCTGGAATAAAGCCACCCAAACGCCGGTGGAACCCCACATGAAGCCCGCCATCGGTATTATAGAAGACCCGGCCAAAAAGGTGAGCGGCCCGATCTGGCTACAGGGTGGCATCGAAGTAACTGATGCCAATGGTGTAACCTATGAAATACGTAACCGGGTTACATTATGTCGCTGCGGCGCATCTGCCAATAAGCCTTTCTGCGATGGATCCCATGCGGCGATAAAGTTCAGGGACGAGATTGAGTAG
- a CDS encoding DUF1080 domain-containing protein — protein MRLLLSFFTLLLVNALHAQTRSLFNFRNLDGWHIDVPDMDKDPKVKTPFILRDGVFVSLANPQGHIITDASYENFRLEVQYRFPGKPGNCGVLVFASTPRVLYGMFPKSIEVQMQSGDAGDFWCIGEDITVPDMEKRRGPKSEWGSVDGKKRRILNLTDGSEKPLGQWNTMIIECVGNAIKVWVNGDLVNYGTHATAHKGQIALQAEGAEVEFRKVDLTPIKAFH, from the coding sequence ATGAGGCTCCTCTTATCCTTTTTTACACTCCTCCTTGTCAACGCTTTACACGCACAAACCCGCAGCCTGTTTAATTTCCGCAACCTCGACGGATGGCATATTGATGTGCCGGACATGGACAAGGATCCCAAAGTTAAAACTCCGTTTATTCTCCGGGATGGCGTATTTGTGAGCCTGGCTAATCCGCAGGGCCATATTATAACTGACGCCAGCTATGAGAATTTCCGGCTGGAAGTACAGTACCGTTTCCCGGGTAAGCCTGGTAACTGCGGCGTACTGGTGTTTGCCTCCACCCCGAGGGTATTATATGGCATGTTTCCGAAATCGATAGAAGTACAGATGCAAAGCGGCGATGCCGGCGATTTCTGGTGTATTGGTGAAGACATTACCGTACCTGATATGGAAAAACGCCGCGGCCCCAAAAGCGAATGGGGCAGCGTAGATGGTAAAAAACGCCGCATCCTGAACCTCACCGACGGATCAGAAAAACCGCTGGGGCAATGGAACACCATGATTATCGAATGCGTTGGCAATGCCATCAAGGTATGGGTGAATGGAGACCTGGTGAATTACGGTACCCACGCCACTGCGCACAAAGGACAGATTGCCCTGCAGGCGGAAGGTGCTGAAGTGGAATTCCGGAAAGTGGATCTCACACCCATTAAGGCTTTTCATTAA